Proteins from one Nakamurella multipartita DSM 44233 genomic window:
- the purL gene encoding phosphoribosylformylglycinamidine synthase subunit PurL: protein MTDQVAHPTQADLLDITDPVGAVDLVDQGPELDTVARAAATPEVAQPYRELGLKDDEYARIREILGRRPTDAELAMYSVMWSEHCSYKSSKVHLAYFGQTTTPEMKAKMLAGIGENAGVVDIGDGWAVTFKIESHNHPSFVEPYQGAATGVGGIVRDILAMGARPVAVMDQLRFGPADAADSQRVVPGVVAGVSGYGNSLGLPNIGGEVIFDPSYAGNPLVNAACIGVLRASDLHTAHASGTGNKVILYGSRTGLDGIGGVSVLASDTFAGDSDDGGGSGSGHSKARKKLPSVQVGDPFAEKVLIECTLEVFHAGLVVGIQDLGGAGLSCATSELASAGDGGMHIVLDNVPLRAEGMTPAEILSSESQERMCAVVTPDKVQEFLAVCAKWEVQADVIGEVTDGDRLTIEFAGEIVLDVPPRSVAHDGPVYRRPVQRPDWQDALQADTTAALARPEVSELRELILRMVASPNLCSRAWVTNQYDRYVRGNTVLAQPADAGIIRVAEDPTETERGLAMATDCSGRYTLLDPYAGAQLALAEAYRNVVTTGAVPLAVTDCLNFGSPEDPAVMWQFEQAVRGLADGCAQLGIPVTGGNVSLYNQTAGVNILPTPVVGVLGVIDDVRRRTIPGIGQDTGETLLLLGTTRDEFDGSAWADVVHGHLGGRPPAVDLEAERVLGEILVAGSRDGMISAAHDVSEGGLVQTLVEMCISGESGARIVLPTDDVAADAFRLLFSESTARVVVAVPRTEELRFTEMCTVRQQPWVKVGVVDRGDTGAPAEQRLDIQGVATFTLAELRQAWEGTLPALFG, encoded by the coding sequence ATGACGGATCAGGTGGCCCACCCGACCCAGGCGGACCTCCTGGACATCACCGATCCGGTCGGTGCCGTCGACCTGGTCGACCAGGGGCCGGAGCTGGACACCGTGGCCCGGGCCGCGGCCACCCCGGAGGTCGCGCAGCCCTACCGCGAGCTGGGACTCAAGGACGACGAGTACGCCCGGATCCGGGAGATCCTGGGCCGCCGGCCGACCGACGCCGAGCTGGCCATGTATTCGGTGATGTGGTCCGAGCACTGCTCGTACAAGTCCTCCAAGGTGCACTTGGCCTACTTCGGGCAGACCACCACCCCCGAGATGAAGGCCAAGATGCTGGCTGGCATCGGCGAGAACGCCGGCGTGGTCGACATCGGTGACGGCTGGGCGGTCACCTTCAAGATCGAGTCGCACAACCACCCGTCGTTCGTCGAGCCCTACCAGGGCGCGGCCACCGGCGTCGGCGGCATCGTCCGCGACATCCTGGCCATGGGCGCCCGGCCGGTCGCGGTGATGGACCAGCTGCGGTTCGGCCCGGCCGACGCCGCCGACTCGCAGCGGGTGGTGCCCGGCGTGGTCGCCGGGGTCTCCGGCTACGGCAACTCGCTGGGCCTGCCCAACATCGGCGGCGAGGTCATCTTCGACCCGTCCTACGCCGGCAACCCGCTGGTCAACGCGGCCTGCATCGGCGTCCTCCGGGCCTCTGACCTGCACACCGCGCACGCCTCCGGCACCGGCAACAAGGTCATCCTGTACGGCTCGCGGACCGGCCTGGACGGCATCGGCGGGGTGTCGGTGCTGGCCTCGGACACGTTCGCGGGCGACTCCGATGACGGTGGCGGGTCCGGAAGTGGGCACAGCAAGGCGCGCAAGAAGCTGCCGTCGGTGCAGGTCGGCGACCCGTTCGCGGAGAAGGTGCTGATCGAGTGCACCCTGGAGGTCTTCCACGCCGGCCTGGTGGTGGGCATCCAGGATCTCGGCGGCGCCGGCCTGTCCTGCGCGACCTCCGAGTTGGCCTCGGCCGGCGACGGCGGCATGCACATCGTGCTGGACAACGTGCCGCTGCGGGCCGAGGGCATGACCCCGGCCGAGATCCTGTCCAGCGAGTCGCAGGAACGCATGTGCGCGGTCGTCACCCCGGACAAGGTGCAGGAGTTCCTGGCCGTCTGCGCCAAGTGGGAGGTGCAGGCCGACGTCATCGGTGAGGTCACCGACGGCGACCGGCTGACCATCGAGTTCGCCGGCGAGATCGTGCTGGACGTGCCGCCCCGCTCGGTCGCCCACGACGGCCCGGTCTACCGGCGCCCGGTGCAGCGCCCGGACTGGCAGGACGCCCTGCAGGCCGACACCACCGCCGCTCTGGCCCGGCCGGAGGTCAGTGAGCTGCGTGAGCTGATCCTGCGGATGGTCGCCTCGCCGAACCTGTGCTCGCGGGCCTGGGTGACCAACCAGTACGACCGGTACGTGCGCGGCAACACCGTGCTGGCCCAGCCGGCCGACGCCGGCATCATCCGGGTGGCCGAAGACCCGACCGAGACCGAGCGCGGTCTGGCCATGGCCACCGACTGCAGCGGCCGGTACACCCTGCTCGACCCGTACGCGGGCGCGCAGCTGGCCCTGGCCGAGGCGTACCGCAACGTCGTGACGACCGGCGCGGTGCCGCTGGCCGTCACCGACTGCCTGAACTTCGGCTCGCCCGAGGACCCGGCCGTGATGTGGCAGTTCGAGCAGGCCGTGCGTGGCCTGGCCGACGGCTGCGCGCAGCTGGGCATCCCGGTGACCGGCGGCAACGTCTCGCTGTACAACCAGACCGCCGGGGTGAACATCCTGCCCACGCCGGTGGTCGGCGTGCTCGGCGTCATCGACGACGTGCGGCGGCGCACCATCCCGGGCATCGGCCAGGACACCGGCGAGACCCTGCTGCTGCTGGGCACCACCCGGGACGAGTTCGACGGCTCCGCCTGGGCCGACGTGGTGCACGGGCACCTGGGTGGCCGCCCGCCGGCGGTCGACCTGGAGGCCGAGCGGGTGCTCGGCGAGATCCTGGTCGCCGGCTCGCGCGACGGCATGATCTCGGCCGCGCACGACGTGTCCGAGGGCGGCCTGGTGCAGACGCTGGTGGAGATGTGCATCAGCGGCGAGTCGGGGGCGCGGATCGTGCTGCCCACCGACGACGTCGCCGCCGACGCCTTCCGGCTG
- the purQ gene encoding phosphoribosylformylglycinamidine synthase subunit PurQ, translated as MSPRIGVITFPGTLDDVDAARAVSYSGAEPVALWHADADLRGVDAVVVPGGFSYGDYLRAGAIAAQAPVMQSVVDAARGGMPVLGICNGFQILCEAGLLPGALIRNASLRFICRDQWLRVENTATTWTSRFDEGAEILVPMKNAEGCFVAADAVLDELEGEGRVLFRYVGDGPDQGNPNGAMRDIAGICSADGRIAGLMPHPEHSIDPLTGPTDDGLGLFYSVLDSIGVSA; from the coding sequence GTGAGCCCCCGGATCGGCGTCATCACCTTCCCGGGGACCCTGGACGACGTCGACGCCGCCCGTGCCGTGAGCTATTCCGGTGCCGAGCCGGTCGCGCTCTGGCATGCCGACGCCGACCTGCGCGGGGTGGACGCGGTCGTCGTGCCCGGCGGCTTCTCCTACGGCGACTACCTGCGGGCCGGCGCGATCGCCGCGCAGGCGCCCGTCATGCAGTCCGTGGTCGATGCGGCCCGCGGCGGGATGCCGGTCCTGGGCATCTGCAACGGCTTCCAGATCCTGTGCGAGGCCGGGCTGCTGCCCGGCGCGCTGATCCGCAACGCCAGCCTGCGGTTCATCTGCCGCGACCAGTGGCTGCGGGTGGAGAACACCGCGACCACCTGGACCTCCCGGTTCGACGAGGGCGCCGAGATCCTGGTGCCGATGAAGAACGCCGAGGGCTGCTTCGTCGCCGCCGACGCGGTGCTCGACGAGCTGGAGGGCGAGGGCCGGGTGCTGTTCCGCTACGTCGGCGACGGCCCGGACCAGGGCAACCCCAACGGCGCGATGCGCGACATCGCCGGGATCTGCTCGGCCGACGGCCGGATCGCCGGCCTGATGCCGCACCCCGAGCACTCCATCGACCCGCTCACCGGGCCGACCGACGACGGCCTCGGCCTGTTCTACTCGGTGCTCGATTCGATCGGGGTCTCGGCATGA
- the purS gene encoding phosphoribosylformylglycinamidine synthase subunit PurS, with protein sequence MARVAVDVVIKPEILDPQGKAILAALGRSGHTGITSVRQGKHFDLEVDDSVTDAELEEIAGTLLANPVIETWTVTRLAEVAG encoded by the coding sequence GTGGCTCGCGTGGCCGTCGATGTCGTCATCAAGCCGGAGATCCTCGACCCGCAGGGCAAGGCGATCCTCGCCGCGCTCGGCCGGTCCGGACACACCGGCATCACCTCCGTCCGGCAGGGCAAGCACTTCGATCTCGAGGTCGACGACTCGGTCACCGACGCCGAGCTGGAGGAGATCGCCGGCACCCTGCTGGCCAACCCGGTGATCGAGACCTGGACGGTCACCCGCCTGGCCGAGGTGGCCGGGTGA
- a CDS encoding NADPH-dependent FMN reductase, with product MSTLKIVIASTRPGRLGEPIGHWLAERAREQGSFDRVEVLDLAQIDLPMFNEPHHPRTGQYEHPHTKAWSAAVDEADALIFVSPEYNGFPPATLINAVDYLHAEWTGTPLGVLTYGAGGGGARARAQLELLGGYLTMPLASSNFGLANVFGQVRDGAFTPVEGNDESADRLVAELAELARVAELTPAA from the coding sequence ATGAGCACCCTGAAGATCGTCATTGCCTCCACCCGCCCCGGCCGCCTGGGTGAGCCGATCGGCCATTGGCTGGCCGAGCGGGCCCGCGAGCAGGGCAGCTTCGACCGGGTCGAGGTCCTGGACCTGGCCCAGATCGATCTGCCGATGTTCAACGAGCCGCACCACCCGCGGACCGGTCAGTACGAGCACCCGCACACCAAGGCCTGGTCGGCCGCGGTGGACGAGGCCGACGCGCTGATCTTCGTGTCCCCCGAGTACAACGGCTTCCCGCCGGCCACCCTGATCAACGCCGTCGACTACCTGCACGCGGAGTGGACCGGCACGCCGCTGGGTGTGCTGACCTACGGCGCCGGTGGCGGCGGCGCGCGGGCCCGCGCCCAGCTCGAGCTGCTCGGCGGCTACCTGACCATGCCGCTGGCCAGCTCCAACTTCGGCCTGGCCAACGTCTTCGGCCAGGTCCGCGACGGCGCCTTCACCCCGGTCGAGGGCAACGACGAGTCGGCCGACCGGTTGGTCGCCGAGCTGGCCGAGCTGGCCCGGGTGGCCGAGCTGACCCCCGCCGCCTGA
- a CDS encoding acyltransferase family protein, protein MGSPVKRVQRNPYADFLRAFSLLIVILWHWCFTILVWNDNGPYATSPLGFTSGLWIATWLLQVMPLFFYIGAYVHLKSWERAAAKGERLWHFALRQARSLAIPCLALMGTWIVLGIIVTSVWDIQWAWQAIIMVLSPLWFVAVYLLLVCLMPITVWLHRRYDLLVLVVMGGMAVVIDILRFRVDIPGIEWVNMIFVWGFCFQLGFFYDRISGAGSAPRYADGRIDWAYQTPRYRQQARVMTFAGLFALIGLVGSGLYPGSMVGVPGEDSNMAPPTVCIIALMIFQAGVAELLRPAVMHGLGKGGAFAKATTVFTRFALPLFLFHTTGMALSRGVEWSIFGPQTEGVEPTLMWWLLRPVSIIGPLLATLPVIYLFGRRWQTQTTAPPPRIFPIEDDEVGDGGDAPRPDPARARSRRAHP, encoded by the coding sequence ATGGGGAGCCCGGTCAAGCGGGTCCAACGCAACCCGTACGCGGATTTCCTGCGGGCGTTCTCCCTGCTCATCGTCATCCTGTGGCACTGGTGTTTCACCATCCTGGTCTGGAACGACAACGGGCCGTACGCGACGAGCCCCCTGGGTTTCACCTCGGGCCTGTGGATCGCGACCTGGCTCTTGCAGGTCATGCCGCTGTTCTTCTACATCGGCGCCTACGTGCACCTCAAGTCGTGGGAGCGGGCCGCGGCCAAGGGGGAACGGCTGTGGCACTTCGCCCTGCGGCAGGCCCGGTCGCTGGCCATCCCGTGTCTGGCCCTGATGGGCACATGGATCGTGCTGGGCATCATCGTGACCAGCGTCTGGGACATCCAGTGGGCCTGGCAGGCGATCATCATGGTGCTCTCGCCGTTGTGGTTCGTGGCCGTCTACCTGCTGCTGGTCTGCCTGATGCCGATCACCGTCTGGCTGCACCGCCGGTACGACCTGCTCGTCCTGGTGGTGATGGGCGGGATGGCGGTGGTCATCGACATCCTGCGGTTCCGGGTGGACATCCCCGGCATCGAGTGGGTCAACATGATCTTCGTCTGGGGCTTTTGCTTCCAGCTCGGCTTCTTCTACGACCGGATCTCCGGGGCCGGCAGCGCCCCGCGGTACGCCGACGGCCGGATCGACTGGGCCTACCAGACGCCGCGGTACCGGCAGCAGGCCCGGGTGATGACCTTCGCCGGGCTGTTCGCGCTGATCGGCCTGGTCGGCTCCGGCCTGTACCCGGGCTCGATGGTCGGGGTGCCCGGCGAGGACTCCAACATGGCCCCGCCGACGGTCTGCATCATCGCGCTGATGATCTTCCAGGCCGGCGTCGCCGAGCTGTTGCGGCCCGCGGTCATGCACGGGCTGGGCAAGGGCGGCGCCTTCGCCAAGGCAACGACGGTGTTCACCCGGTTCGCGCTGCCGCTGTTCCTGTTCCACACCACCGGGATGGCCCTGTCCCGGGGTGTCGAATGGTCGATCTTCGGGCCGCAGACCGAGGGTGTCGAGCCGACCCTGATGTGGTGGCTGCTGCGTCCGGTGTCGATCATCGGCCCGCTGCTGGCCACCCTGCCGGTCATCTACCTGTTCGGGCGGCGCTGGCAGACGCAGACCACCGCGCCGCCGCCGCGGATCTTCCCGATCGAGGACGACGAGGTCGGTGACGGCGGGGATGCGCCCCGCCCGGACCCGGCCCGGGCCCGCTCACGTCGCGCGCATCCCTGA
- a CDS encoding CPBP family intramembrane glutamic endopeptidase gives MATVAAARPAVHHRARRRRRWALAIVIVLLVISNIVANRVIPQWAYVPWNLSMAGLLLYVSTRGGAGPVAIGLGIRHWHRPVGVGLLLVGSTALVFALGMIIPATQNAFLDTRIGDATLGQMLFIVLVQIPLGTVVLEEVAFRGVLPALMGGAPAIRWRWVPVLGASFLFGLWHILPSMGIGNANAAVGQTLGTNPWITTTAAVLSMTAAGVLMCVMARVGKGIKTTMLLHWATNSLGFFAAWLLLQ, from the coding sequence ATGGCCACCGTTGCCGCGGCCCGACCCGCGGTTCACCATCGCGCCCGCCGCCGACGGCGGTGGGCGCTGGCCATCGTCATCGTCCTGCTCGTCATCAGCAACATCGTCGCCAACCGGGTGATTCCGCAGTGGGCGTACGTGCCGTGGAACCTGTCCATGGCCGGCCTGCTGCTGTACGTGTCCACCCGCGGCGGGGCCGGCCCGGTGGCCATCGGGCTGGGCATCCGGCACTGGCACCGCCCGGTCGGCGTCGGGCTGCTGCTGGTCGGCAGCACCGCCCTGGTCTTCGCCCTGGGCATGATCATCCCGGCCACCCAGAACGCGTTCCTGGACACCCGCATCGGCGACGCGACCCTGGGCCAGATGCTGTTCATCGTCCTGGTGCAGATCCCGTTGGGCACCGTGGTTCTCGAGGAGGTCGCCTTCCGCGGCGTGCTGCCGGCGTTGATGGGCGGCGCCCCGGCCATTCGCTGGCGCTGGGTCCCGGTCCTGGGCGCCTCGTTCCTGTTCGGCCTGTGGCACATCCTGCCGTCGATGGGCATCGGCAACGCCAACGCCGCGGTCGGACAGACCCTGGGCACCAACCCCTGGATCACCACCACCGCCGCGGTGCTGTCGATGACCGCCGCCGGGGTGCTGATGTGCGTGATGGCCCGGGTCGGCAAGGGCATCAAGACCACCATGCTGTTGCACTGGGCGACCAACTCGCTGGGCTTCTTCGCCGCCTGGTTGCTGCTGCAGTAG
- a CDS encoding MBL fold metallo-hydrolase, giving the protein MRITKYGHACLHVVDEAASILIDPGSFSGPFEQITGLTGVLITHQHPDHVVPDRLKAVLAANPAVPLYADPDTVAVLAEHDIEAEPVRTGDVLDLGTSVEATVSDHAIIYGELPGITNACYLIGDRLFHPGDSFTLPGRDIDILALPVSAPWMAVKEAIDYLHEVAPAVAVPIHEKGLSSTGMVYSLIDRLAPEVTQWVDIDDGEPHDL; this is encoded by the coding sequence ATGCGGATCACCAAGTACGGCCACGCGTGCCTGCACGTCGTCGACGAGGCGGCCAGCATCCTGATCGACCCCGGATCCTTCTCGGGTCCGTTCGAACAGATCACCGGCCTGACCGGGGTGCTGATCACCCACCAGCACCCGGACCACGTTGTGCCCGACCGGCTCAAGGCGGTGCTGGCGGCCAATCCGGCGGTCCCGCTCTACGCCGACCCGGACACCGTCGCAGTGCTGGCCGAGCACGACATCGAGGCCGAGCCGGTGCGCACCGGTGACGTGCTGGACCTGGGCACCAGCGTCGAGGCCACGGTGTCCGACCACGCGATCATCTACGGCGAGCTGCCCGGCATCACCAACGCCTGCTACCTGATCGGCGACCGGCTGTTCCACCCCGGCGATTCGTTCACCCTGCCGGGCCGGGACATCGACATCCTGGCGTTGCCGGTGTCCGCGCCGTGGATGGCCGTCAAGGAGGCCATCGACTACCTGCACGAGGTCGCGCCGGCCGTCGCCGTGCCGATCCACGAGAAGGGCCTGTCCAGCACGGGCATGGTCTACAGCCTCATCGATCGCCTGGCCCCGGAGGTCACCCAATGGGTGGACATCGACGACGGGGAACCGCACGACCTGTAA
- a CDS encoding spermine/spermidine synthase domain-containing protein, whose protein sequence is MTDAAQDNTGSTTGTVSPTNRWRLRRRTETDPERPDYAVVRRLVLGSALMLFLELALIRWLGANVVHLSYFSNFVLLGSFLGIGLGFLIARKRWSILPAAPVILAALVILTFLEPVTIDRAGNDVIYFTSLHTSGPPAWAVLPVIFVLVAACLAGPAEAVGRCFADLRPLTAYRWDLVGSLIGILSFTALSFLRAPSVVWGVLVTIGFVLLIGGWKRWLTAASGLAMVAFLLVETLSPGISWSPYYKIHTEDRVLADAPITDISVNGVPHQIMRPAQVRLAEEPQYGLPYERSPENPLGNVLIIGAGSGSDVAIALSKGAQHVDAVDIDPRIMQIGAEKNPDHPYDDPRVTRYVNDGRAFLETTDTKYDLILFALPDSLALVTGASQIRLESFLFTEQALTAAREHLTDDGLFAMYNYYREDWLIDRLAGTAAAAFDHTPCVDKVGGGQAVVSAALNEQNQSCGTPWQAAGAVIAPVTDDRPFLYFQGGSIPAIYLWTLAGILLISLIAVRALGGPFRSMRPYADLFFMGAAFLLLETKNIATFALLFGTTWLVNALVFAGVLVIVLAAVETTRRFRTPPLPLVFAGIAVSLAVSYFIEPDWLLTLPFWPRLVVATLLAFIPIYLANVAFSKRFGASEDSRSAFGLNLLGAMLGGCMEYLALLTGYRNLLILVAALYLCAFLLAPRKGLVTI, encoded by the coding sequence ATGACGGACGCCGCCCAGGACAACACCGGTTCGACGACCGGTACGGTCAGCCCGACGAACCGGTGGCGGCTGCGCCGCCGCACCGAGACGGATCCGGAACGTCCCGATTACGCCGTGGTCCGGCGGCTGGTTCTCGGATCGGCGCTGATGCTGTTCCTGGAGCTGGCGCTGATCCGCTGGCTCGGCGCCAACGTGGTGCACCTGAGCTACTTCTCCAACTTCGTGCTGCTCGGCTCGTTCCTGGGCATCGGCCTGGGCTTCCTGATCGCCCGCAAACGGTGGTCGATCCTGCCGGCCGCACCGGTCATCCTGGCCGCGCTGGTCATCCTGACTTTCCTGGAACCGGTCACCATCGACCGGGCCGGCAACGACGTCATCTACTTCACCTCGCTGCACACCTCCGGCCCGCCCGCCTGGGCCGTGCTGCCGGTCATCTTCGTGCTGGTGGCCGCGTGCCTGGCCGGGCCGGCCGAGGCGGTCGGCCGCTGCTTCGCCGACCTGCGACCGCTCACCGCCTACCGCTGGGACCTGGTCGGCTCGCTGATCGGCATCCTCTCGTTCACCGCGCTGTCGTTCCTGCGGGCGCCGTCGGTGGTCTGGGGCGTCCTGGTCACCATCGGGTTCGTCCTGCTCATCGGCGGCTGGAAGCGCTGGCTCACGGCCGCCAGCGGGCTGGCCATGGTCGCGTTCCTGCTGGTCGAGACGCTGTCTCCGGGCATCTCCTGGTCGCCCTACTACAAGATCCACACCGAGGACCGGGTGTTGGCCGACGCGCCGATCACCGACATCTCGGTGAACGGGGTGCCGCACCAGATCATGCGGCCGGCCCAGGTCCGGCTGGCCGAGGAGCCGCAGTACGGGCTGCCGTACGAGCGCTCGCCGGAGAACCCGCTGGGCAACGTGCTCATCATCGGGGCCGGGTCCGGCTCGGACGTGGCGATCGCCCTGTCCAAGGGCGCGCAGCACGTGGACGCCGTCGACATCGACCCGCGGATCATGCAGATCGGCGCGGAGAAGAACCCCGACCACCCCTACGACGACCCCCGGGTCACCCGCTACGTCAACGACGGGCGGGCGTTCCTGGAGACCACCGACACCAAGTACGACCTGATCCTGTTCGCCCTGCCGGACTCGTTGGCGCTGGTCACCGGGGCCTCGCAGATCCGGCTGGAGAGCTTCCTGTTCACCGAGCAGGCGCTGACCGCGGCTCGCGAACACCTCACCGACGACGGCCTGTTCGCGATGTACAACTACTACCGCGAGGACTGGCTGATCGACCGGCTGGCCGGGACCGCCGCCGCCGCGTTCGACCACACCCCGTGCGTGGACAAGGTCGGCGGCGGGCAGGCGGTGGTCAGCGCCGCCCTGAACGAGCAGAACCAGTCGTGCGGCACGCCGTGGCAGGCCGCCGGCGCGGTGATCGCGCCGGTCACCGACGACCGGCCGTTCCTGTACTTCCAGGGCGGCTCGATCCCGGCGATCTACCTGTGGACGCTGGCCGGCATCCTGCTCATCTCGCTGATCGCGGTGCGGGCGCTGGGCGGACCGTTCCGGTCGATGCGGCCCTACGCCGACCTGTTCTTCATGGGCGCGGCGTTCCTGCTGCTGGAGACCAAGAACATCGCCACGTTCGCGCTGCTGTTCGGCACCACCTGGCTGGTCAACGCGTTGGTGTTCGCCGGTGTGCTGGTGATCGTGCTGGCGGCGGTGGAGACCACCCGCCGGTTCCGCACGCCGCCGTTGCCGCTGGTGTTCGCCGGCATCGCCGTCTCGTTGGCGGTGTCCTACTTCATCGAACCCGACTGGCTGCTCACCCTGCCGTTCTGGCCGCGGCTGGTGGTGGCCACCCTGCTGGCCTTCATCCCCATCTACCTGGCCAACGTGGCCTTCTCCAAGCGCTTCGGCGCCTCCGAGGACTCCCGGTCGGCGTTCGGGCTGAACCTGCTCGGCGCCATGCTGGGCGGCTGCATGGAATACCTGGCCCTGCTCACCGGCTACCGGAACCTGCTCATCCTGGTCGCCGCGCTGTACCTGTGCGCCTTCCTGCTCGCCCCCCGCAAGGGCCTGGTGACCATCTGA
- a CDS encoding carboxymuconolactone decarboxylase family protein, whose protein sequence is MTATIPASRTIPTLTHSPRARVPLDPPTGRFARLVDRLVARRFGGAADPLRAMWHNPRVLRADLALEAGVSRLRTLPGHLGKLAEMTVALRIECEWCMDFGYFLAHAQGMDPQKLEQVPTWRTSDAFTPVERRVMEFAEAATATPPAVTDEMAQDLRTDLGEDGLVELTMLVAVENLRSRFNSSLGLSSQGFSESCRVPGR, encoded by the coding sequence ATGACTGCCACCATTCCGGCCTCCCGGACCATCCCGACCCTGACCCACTCCCCCCGCGCCCGGGTCCCTCTCGACCCGCCGACCGGCCGCTTCGCCCGGCTGGTGGACCGCCTGGTCGCCCGCCGGTTCGGCGGCGCCGCCGACCCGTTGCGGGCGATGTGGCACAACCCGCGGGTACTGCGCGCCGACCTGGCGCTGGAGGCCGGGGTGTCCCGGTTGCGCACCCTGCCCGGCCACCTGGGCAAGCTCGCCGAGATGACCGTCGCGCTGCGCATCGAATGCGAGTGGTGCATGGACTTCGGCTACTTCCTCGCCCACGCTCAGGGCATGGACCCGCAGAAACTGGAGCAGGTGCCGACCTGGCGGACCAGCGACGCGTTCACCCCGGTCGAGCGCCGGGTGATGGAGTTCGCCGAGGCGGCCACGGCCACCCCGCCGGCGGTGACGGACGAGATGGCCCAGGACCTGCGCACCGACCTGGGCGAGGACGGGCTGGTCGAGCTGACCATGCTGGTGGCGGTGGAGAACCTGCGGTCCCGCTTCAATTCGTCGTTGGGCCTGTCCTCGCAGGGTTTCTCGGAGAGCTGCCGGGTGCCGGGCCGATGA
- a CDS encoding RNA polymerase sigma-70 factor, producing the protein MTAGEPADPAPADPTHGGLDDFVRHRDLLFTIAYEITGSVADAEDVVQESYLRWQEAVAGATEIRHPRAYLARIATRQALNRNRGNARRREEYVGPWLPEPLVTVPDVAEDAVLAESVSMAMMVVLDSLTPDERAVFVLREVFAFGHDEIAAAIGKSPVAVRQIAHRARSGVQSRRPDLDSSTSQNAAAQQVTARFLQAATTGNLQDLLDVLAPDVVLITDGGGKVNAARRPIATADKVGRFLLGIRDRGVGDAQYDLVTVNGRPGVRAYLDGVLDTVLTWNAVDGRVTAIYLVRNPDKVGTADRTRSVTR; encoded by the coding sequence ATGACCGCCGGTGAGCCCGCCGACCCGGCCCCCGCCGACCCGACTCACGGCGGACTTGACGATTTCGTCCGGCACCGAGACCTGCTGTTCACGATCGCCTACGAGATCACCGGCTCGGTGGCCGACGCCGAGGACGTCGTCCAGGAGAGCTACCTGCGCTGGCAGGAGGCGGTGGCCGGCGCGACCGAGATCCGGCATCCGCGGGCCTACCTGGCCCGGATCGCCACCCGGCAGGCCCTCAACCGCAACCGGGGGAACGCCCGGCGACGGGAGGAGTACGTCGGTCCCTGGCTGCCCGAGCCGCTGGTGACCGTGCCCGACGTCGCCGAGGACGCGGTGCTGGCCGAGTCGGTGTCGATGGCGATGATGGTCGTGCTCGATTCCCTGACCCCGGACGAGCGGGCGGTCTTCGTGCTGCGCGAGGTGTTCGCGTTCGGGCACGACGAGATCGCGGCGGCGATCGGCAAGTCGCCGGTCGCGGTCCGGCAGATCGCGCACCGGGCCCGGTCCGGGGTGCAGTCCCGCCGCCCCGATCTGGATTCGTCGACGTCGCAGAACGCGGCCGCCCAGCAGGTGACGGCGCGGTTCCTGCAGGCCGCGACCACCGGCAACCTGCAGGATCTGCTCGACGTGCTCGCCCCCGACGTGGTGCTGATCACCGACGGCGGCGGCAAGGTCAACGCCGCCCGCCGCCCGATCGCCACGGCGGACAAGGTCGGCCGGTTCCTGCTCGGCATCCGCGATCGGGGCGTCGGCGACGCGCAGTACGACCTGGTCACGGTGAACGGACGGCCGGGCGTGCGGGCCTACCTGGATGGGGTGCTGGACACCGTGTTGACCTGGAACGCCGTCGACGGCCGGGTCACCGCGATCTACCTGGTGCGCAACCCGGACAAGGTCGGCACGGCCGACCGGACCAGATCCGTGACCCGCTGA